A region of Maniola jurtina chromosome 18, ilManJurt1.1, whole genome shotgun sequence DNA encodes the following proteins:
- the LOC123874318 gene encoding serine protease snake-like isoform X2 has protein sequence MSHKRILCVLLFTLVLNIQTEATVQLNISSRIKRQEKPWVWGEEKPKNKSSLGSEHTTVEPATKSSHNPCDPYDPPKPDFRSPGRRISQIKCFEYIWERKNRDDQNDRNNECLEYELKQKGPNRPHFAIGGRDALPGEFPHMGALGWKAVSGTWVFKCGASLISSKFLLTAAHCSKATPLDTNIVSVDPEIVRLGDKNIIDTWSNGLNPIDAKILKIIVHPKYKAPKKYYDIALIELEEERFFTSNVQPACLWSEFDTSKLGTSATLTGWGVIETARRLTSPTLQAAVVDIIDSELCNNLLKQSCNRQWCGIQEHQICAGKLAGGVDACQGDSGGPLQVKINLPYSREGSMHFVIGVTSFGIGCARPNLPGVYTRVSSFVDWIEGIVWPDI, from the exons ATGTCGCATAAAAGGATATTATGTGTTTTGTTATTTACACTAG tatTAAACATACAAACAGAAGCTACCGTGCAGTTAAATATATCGTCACGAATAAAACGG CAAGAAAAACCGTGGGTTTGGGGGGAAGAAAAACCTAAA AATAAGTCGAGCCTTGGGTCTGAGCATACGACAGTGGAACCTGCTACTAAGAGCAGTCACAATCCGTGCGACCCCTATGACCCGCCAAAGCCAGATTTTAGGTCACCAGGCCGCAGGATAAGCCAAATAA AATGTTTTGAATACATCTGGGAGAGAAAAAATAGAGACGATCAAAACGACAGAAACAATGAAT gcTTGGAATACGAACTTAAGCAGAAAGGACCGAATAGGCCACACTTTGCCATAGGTGGAAGGGACGCATTGCCGGGAGAATTTCCGCATATG GGCGCTCTTGGATGGAAAGCGGTATCAGGCACGTGGGTATTCAAGTGTGGAGCCAGCCTCATCAGCTCCAAGTTCCTGCTGACTGCGGCGCACTGCTCCAAAGCCACTCCGCTGGATACCAACATTGTTAGCGTCGATCCAGAAATCGTTAGACTTGGGGACAAAAACATTATAGATACG TGGTCCAACGGTCTTAATCCGATAGACGCGAAGATTCTGAAAATCATTGTTCACCCGAAATACAAAGCGCCCAAGAAGTACTACGATATAGCGTTAATAGAACTAGAAGAAGAAAGGTTCTTTACAAGCAACGTGCAGCCTGCTTGTCTGTGGAGTGAGTTTGATACCAGCAAACTAGGAACTTCTGCTACTTTGACAGGATGGGGTGTTATCGAGACTG CAAGAAGGCTAACATCCCCAACACTGCAAGCTGCGGTGGTGGACATCATCGACTCAGAGCTGTGCAACAATTTGCTGAAGCAGTCGTGCAACCGGCAGTGGTGCGGGATACAGGAGCATCAGATATGCGCCGGAAAGTTGGCTGGAGGTGTGGATGCTTGTCAG GGAGATTCAGGAGGGCCCTTGCAAGTGAAAATAAATCTGCCGTATTCTCGCGAGGGCTCCATGCACTTCGTGATCGGCGTCACGTCGTTCGGGATAGGATGCGCGCGCCCCAACCTGCCCGGCGTCTACACCAGGGTCTCGAGCTTCGTGGACTGGATCGAGGGCATTGTGTGGCCTGATATCtga
- the LOC123874318 gene encoding serine protease snake-like isoform X1, which translates to MWFKRILCVLLFILVTNIQTEPHSQLNISSRMKRQEKPWIWGEVKTNKSGLGSGHTTVRPTTKNRHNPCDPYDPPKPDFRSPGRRISQTKCLEYIWERKNRDDQNDRSKELLNIQTEATVQLNISSRIKRQEKPWVWGEEKPKNKSSLGSEHTTVEPATKSSHNPCDPYDPPKPDFRSPGRRISQIKCFEYIWERKNRDDQNDRNNECLEYELKQKGPNRPHFAIGGRDALPGEFPHMGALGWKAVSGTWVFKCGASLISSKFLLTAAHCSKATPLDTNIVSVDPEIVRLGDKNIIDTWSNGLNPIDAKILKIIVHPKYKAPKKYYDIALIELEEERFFTSNVQPACLWSEFDTSKLGTSATLTGWGVIETARRLTSPTLQAAVVDIIDSELCNNLLKQSCNRQWCGIQEHQICAGKLAGGVDACQGDSGGPLQVKINLPYSREGSMHFVIGVTSFGIGCARPNLPGVYTRVSSFVDWIEGIVWPDI; encoded by the exons GCGGCCTTGGGTCTGGGCATACGACAGTGAGACCTACTACTAAGAACAGACACAACCCGTGCGACCCCTATGACCCGCCGAAGCCAGATTTTAGGTCACCAGGCCGTAGGATAAGCCAAACAA AATGTTTAGAATACATCTGGGAGAGAAAAAATAGAGACGATCAAAACGACAGGAGCAAGGAAT tatTAAACATACAAACAGAAGCTACCGTGCAGTTAAATATATCGTCACGAATAAAACGG CAAGAAAAACCGTGGGTTTGGGGGGAAGAAAAACCTAAA AATAAGTCGAGCCTTGGGTCTGAGCATACGACAGTGGAACCTGCTACTAAGAGCAGTCACAATCCGTGCGACCCCTATGACCCGCCAAAGCCAGATTTTAGGTCACCAGGCCGCAGGATAAGCCAAATAA AATGTTTTGAATACATCTGGGAGAGAAAAAATAGAGACGATCAAAACGACAGAAACAATGAAT gcTTGGAATACGAACTTAAGCAGAAAGGACCGAATAGGCCACACTTTGCCATAGGTGGAAGGGACGCATTGCCGGGAGAATTTCCGCATATG GGCGCTCTTGGATGGAAAGCGGTATCAGGCACGTGGGTATTCAAGTGTGGAGCCAGCCTCATCAGCTCCAAGTTCCTGCTGACTGCGGCGCACTGCTCCAAAGCCACTCCGCTGGATACCAACATTGTTAGCGTCGATCCAGAAATCGTTAGACTTGGGGACAAAAACATTATAGATACG TGGTCCAACGGTCTTAATCCGATAGACGCGAAGATTCTGAAAATCATTGTTCACCCGAAATACAAAGCGCCCAAGAAGTACTACGATATAGCGTTAATAGAACTAGAAGAAGAAAGGTTCTTTACAAGCAACGTGCAGCCTGCTTGTCTGTGGAGTGAGTTTGATACCAGCAAACTAGGAACTTCTGCTACTTTGACAGGATGGGGTGTTATCGAGACTG CAAGAAGGCTAACATCCCCAACACTGCAAGCTGCGGTGGTGGACATCATCGACTCAGAGCTGTGCAACAATTTGCTGAAGCAGTCGTGCAACCGGCAGTGGTGCGGGATACAGGAGCATCAGATATGCGCCGGAAAGTTGGCTGGAGGTGTGGATGCTTGTCAG GGAGATTCAGGAGGGCCCTTGCAAGTGAAAATAAATCTGCCGTATTCTCGCGAGGGCTCCATGCACTTCGTGATCGGCGTCACGTCGTTCGGGATAGGATGCGCGCGCCCCAACCTGCCCGGCGTCTACACCAGGGTCTCGAGCTTCGTGGACTGGATCGAGGGCATTGTGTGGCCTGATAT
- the LOC123874318 gene encoding serine protease snake-like isoform X3, with the protein MSHKRILCVLLFTLVLNIQTEATVQLNISSRIKREKPWVWGEEKPKNKSSLGSEHTTVEPATKSSHNPCDPYDPPKPDFRSPGRRISQIKCFEYIWERKNRDDQNDRNNECLEYELKQKGPNRPHFAIGGRDALPGEFPHMGALGWKAVSGTWVFKCGASLISSKFLLTAAHCSKATPLDTNIVSVDPEIVRLGDKNIIDTWSNGLNPIDAKILKIIVHPKYKAPKKYYDIALIELEEERFFTSNVQPACLWSEFDTSKLGTSATLTGWGVIETARRLTSPTLQAAVVDIIDSELCNNLLKQSCNRQWCGIQEHQICAGKLAGGVDACQGDSGGPLQVKINLPYSREGSMHFVIGVTSFGIGCARPNLPGVYTRVSSFVDWIEGIVWPDI; encoded by the exons ATGTCGCATAAAAGGATATTATGTGTTTTGTTATTTACACTAG tatTAAACATACAAACAGAAGCTACCGTGCAGTTAAATATATCGTCACGAATAAAACGG GAAAAACCGTGGGTTTGGGGGGAAGAAAAACCTAAA AATAAGTCGAGCCTTGGGTCTGAGCATACGACAGTGGAACCTGCTACTAAGAGCAGTCACAATCCGTGCGACCCCTATGACCCGCCAAAGCCAGATTTTAGGTCACCAGGCCGCAGGATAAGCCAAATAA AATGTTTTGAATACATCTGGGAGAGAAAAAATAGAGACGATCAAAACGACAGAAACAATGAAT gcTTGGAATACGAACTTAAGCAGAAAGGACCGAATAGGCCACACTTTGCCATAGGTGGAAGGGACGCATTGCCGGGAGAATTTCCGCATATG GGCGCTCTTGGATGGAAAGCGGTATCAGGCACGTGGGTATTCAAGTGTGGAGCCAGCCTCATCAGCTCCAAGTTCCTGCTGACTGCGGCGCACTGCTCCAAAGCCACTCCGCTGGATACCAACATTGTTAGCGTCGATCCAGAAATCGTTAGACTTGGGGACAAAAACATTATAGATACG TGGTCCAACGGTCTTAATCCGATAGACGCGAAGATTCTGAAAATCATTGTTCACCCGAAATACAAAGCGCCCAAGAAGTACTACGATATAGCGTTAATAGAACTAGAAGAAGAAAGGTTCTTTACAAGCAACGTGCAGCCTGCTTGTCTGTGGAGTGAGTTTGATACCAGCAAACTAGGAACTTCTGCTACTTTGACAGGATGGGGTGTTATCGAGACTG CAAGAAGGCTAACATCCCCAACACTGCAAGCTGCGGTGGTGGACATCATCGACTCAGAGCTGTGCAACAATTTGCTGAAGCAGTCGTGCAACCGGCAGTGGTGCGGGATACAGGAGCATCAGATATGCGCCGGAAAGTTGGCTGGAGGTGTGGATGCTTGTCAG GGAGATTCAGGAGGGCCCTTGCAAGTGAAAATAAATCTGCCGTATTCTCGCGAGGGCTCCATGCACTTCGTGATCGGCGTCACGTCGTTCGGGATAGGATGCGCGCGCCCCAACCTGCCCGGCGTCTACACCAGGGTCTCGAGCTTCGTGGACTGGATCGAGGGCATTGTGTGGCCTGATATCtga